Within the Metasolibacillus fluoroglycofenilyticus genome, the region CTCTCTTAGTAAGTTAAGCATAAACTTTACGTCATTTCTACTCGCTATCATTTTTACTTCTTCATTTCTTTTATTTCTAAGTTGCGTTATAATAGAAAGTATTGTGTACAAATAAGAGCATTATGCTCGCTGTTTAATTTGAAGGAGGAAGCTTACATGATTCAAGTAAGTGGTGTTGGTTTACGTTATGGCGATCGTAAACTATTTGAAGACGTAAATATTAAATTCACACCTGGGAACTGTTACGGTTTGATTGGTGCGAATGGTGCTGGAAAATCAACGTTTATAAAAATTTTAGCTGGTGATATCGAGCCGCAAGAAGGCCATGTATCAATGGGCAAGGACGAGCGTTTATCGGTATTAAAGCAAAATCATTTTGAATACGATGAATATACAGTTTTAGATACTGTCATTATGGGTAATAAACGCCTTTATGAAGTAATGAAGGAAAAAGACGCTATTTATGCAAAGGAAGAGTTTTCAGATGAAGATGGCATGCGTGCTGCGGAACTTGAAGGTGAATTTGCAGAAATGAATGGTTGGGTAGCGGAATCAGATGCGGCAACGCTATTAAATGGCTTAGGCATCGGTGACGATATTCACTATTCAAAAATGGCTGACTTAGAAGGTGCTGAAAAGGTCAAAGTGTTACTTGCACAAGCATTGTTCGGTGAGCCAGATGTATTATTACTTGACGAGCCGACCAACCACCTTGACTTAAAGGCAATTCAATGGCTAGAGGAATTTTTAATTAACTTTGAGCATACAGTTATCGTCGTCTCGCATGACCGTCATTTCTTAAATAAAGTATGTACGCATATTGCAGACCTTGACTTTGGTAAAATCCAATTATACGTTGGTAACTATGATTTCTGGTATGAATCAAGTCAACTAGCTCAAAAAATGATGTCCGATCAAAATGCGAAAAAAGAAGAAAAAATTAAAGAATTAAAAGAGTTTATCGCTCGTTTCTCTGCAAACGCATCGAAATCGAAGCAAGCAACTTCACGTAAAAAAATGTTAGATAAAATCGAGTTAGATGATATTCGTCCATCTAGCCGAAAATATCCATTTATCAACTTCCAAATCGGACGCGACATCGGCAATGATGTGCTAACGGTTGAAGGGCTTTCTGCTTCCTTGGACGGTGAAATATTATTCAAAGACCTTCGTTTCTCAATGAATAAAGAGGACAAAATTGTCTTCCTAGGTAGCCCAAATGCCAAAACGGCATTATTTGATATTTTAACAGAAAATGCGGAGCCAGAAAGCGGTACATTCAAATGGGGTGTCACAACATCTCAAAGCTATTTTGAAAACGACCATGATAAATACTTCACTGGTACTGAAAAAACATTGGTTGATTGGTTACGCCAATACTCACCAGAGGACGAAACGGAAAGCTTCTTACGCGGCTTCCTAGGTCGTATGCTATTCTCAGGTGAAGAAGTGAAAAAATCCCCTTCTGTTTTATCAGGAGGCGAAAAAGTTCGTTGTATGCTATCAAAAATGATGCTAGCTAACTCTAATGTATTAATTTTAGATGAGCCGACGAACCATTTAGACCTTGAGTCTATTCAAGCGCTAAACGAAGGTTTAATTCGCTTTAAAGGGGCTATGTTATTCACATCACATGACCACCAATTCATCCA harbors:
- a CDS encoding ABC-F family ATP-binding cassette domain-containing protein, whose product is MIQVSGVGLRYGDRKLFEDVNIKFTPGNCYGLIGANGAGKSTFIKILAGDIEPQEGHVSMGKDERLSVLKQNHFEYDEYTVLDTVIMGNKRLYEVMKEKDAIYAKEEFSDEDGMRAAELEGEFAEMNGWVAESDAATLLNGLGIGDDIHYSKMADLEGAEKVKVLLAQALFGEPDVLLLDEPTNHLDLKAIQWLEEFLINFEHTVIVVSHDRHFLNKVCTHIADLDFGKIQLYVGNYDFWYESSQLAQKMMSDQNAKKEEKIKELKEFIARFSANASKSKQATSRKKMLDKIELDDIRPSSRKYPFINFQIGRDIGNDVLTVEGLSASLDGEILFKDLRFSMNKEDKIVFLGSPNAKTALFDILTENAEPESGTFKWGVTTSQSYFENDHDKYFTGTEKTLVDWLRQYSPEDETESFLRGFLGRMLFSGEEVKKSPSVLSGGEKVRCMLSKMMLANSNVLILDEPTNHLDLESIQALNEGLIRFKGAMLFTSHDHQFIQTIANRVIEIREDGSILDKQLTYDEFLEWKDSQGLN